The nucleotide window GGCCCGGCGCCGAGCGGCGTGTACCGGCCCCCGGGGGAGAGGTACACCACCGCCCCGAGCGCGAGCAGCACGCCGAGGAAGCTCAGGACCACGCCGATGCGGCGACCGGCGCTGAGACCGGCCCAGTAGGCGCGGGCTTGTTCGAGCAGGCGGTTGAACACGTCCATGCGTCACCCGATCGTGTCTGACAAAGAAGGAGCGGTGTGCCGAGCGCGGGCCGCGTCGTGCGGCCCGGGGACTACACCTGCATGCGGGTCACTTCTTGGAACGCATCGGTCAGCCGGTTTCGCAATTCGAGGATCAGCCGGAACGAGAGGTCCGCTTGCGCCACGGCGAGGCTGACCGTGTGAAGATCCTGGGCCTCACCCGTTGCGAGCGACTGAACCGCGGCGTCGGCGCCGCGGTTGGCCTCAATGTTGCCGTTCAGCACGCTGTTTAGCACGCCGGCAAACGGTGCCCCACCCGGCGTCAGGTCCGCCGGGGCTTGCGGGGCCAGCAGCGGTTGGAGCCGGGACAGTGGTGCGACGGTCGCGATCGAATCCACGGGCATGACGGAACCCTCGTGTGTTAGCTGCGGAGCAGGACCAGCGCCTGCTCGTTCATCTGGCGGAAGGTCTGCGCGGCGCGCAGGTTGGCCTCGTACGCGCGGGTGGCGGTCAGGAGGTTCACCATTTCAATGGGCAGTTGCACGTTGGGCATCCGGACGAAGCCCTCGGCGTCCGCGTCCGGGTGCCCCGGTTGGTGCACGCGGGGCAGTTCGGTCGGGTCCTCCACACGCTCGACCGCTACGACGCCGCGCAGGTCCGGGCCGCCGAACGGCCCGGCCGCGGCCCCGAGCAACTCTTCGAACACCACATCTTGGCGGCGGTACGGACCGCCGTTGGCAGACCGGGTGGTGTTGGCGTTCGCGATGTTGTTCGCGATCACCTCCATCCGCAGCCGCTCGGCCGACATGCCGGTGCCGCTGATCGCGCTACCCGCGAATAGGTCGTTAAAAGGCACGGGTTACTCCCTCGGAACTAGCGGCCACTGATCGCGGACCGCAAGGTCCCGACGCGGCTCGCGATGATCTGGGTGGCCGCTTGGTACAGCAGCGCGTTCTTGGCCAGCGCGTTCATCTCGGCGTCGATGTCCACGTTGTTGCCGTCGACCCGCTCGGGGCCGTCGCCGGTGACCACGCGGGGCTTCACCGGGGTGCCCCCGGTGGGCGAGGCTAGGGCTTTGGCGAGGTCGGCTTCAAACGCCACTTCGAGGCGCTTGTAGCCGGGAGTGTTCACGTTCGCGACGTTCTGCGCGATGACGCGGTGCCGCAACCCGGACGCGTCCAGGAGTTGCGTCAGCACGCTCAGGCCGGGAAGGTTGGTGTTCATATCGGTAAAATCGGAAAAAATCGGCCGGAACTTGAATCGATAATAAGGGCAGTGCAGACCGGGAGATTGCGCGACAGAGGAGGTCCGCAGGGCATTCAAAATGGGGTAAAGTGAATTTTATGCAAGTCACCCCTGCTGACATTGTCTCGGTCACCACGGCCCAAGTGAGCGCGTCGGCGAGCGTGCGCGTGGTAGCCGGGGACCTCGCGTCCGTGCCGCTCGGCTCGCTGCTGCAAGCGGTGGTAACGCAAGTGGACCCGCGCCAAGCAACGCTGGACGTGAACGGGCAGTCGTTGACCGTTCGCCCGCCCACCGGGTTGCAGACCGGCGCCGTGTTGTTCGTGCGGGTGCCGAGTACCGGCGGTGGCGTACTCGAAGTCACGCCCCCACCGCGGGCGCCGAAGCCCGAAGTGCAGTCGGTCCCGACCGGTTCAACCCAGGTGAAGGTCGTTGAGGTTCTTGACACGCTCCCAGACGGTCGTGTGCAGGTGCGGATCGAGGGTCAGGAACAAACGGCTACCGCGCGCGACCCGCTGACGCAGGCTCCTCTGCCCCTGGCCCCGGGAAGCCGGGCCGTTCTCGAACTGGTTCCGACACCTGCCGGCGTCGTTTTGCGCCCGCCGGCTGAAACACCAGTTCTGCCCGTGGCGGTGGCAACCGCGCTGTTGCAAGCGACGCCGACCAACGACCTGACGGCGGCATTGAAGCCACTCCAGGCCGAATTGACCCAACTCGTGGAAGGCACGGCGGTCATAGTTCGGGGGGAGGAAGTAAAGCTTGTCGAAGCGCTGGGCGGTAAAGGCGCGCTGGATAGTAAGGGCGGTACGACCGAAACGCTTCCCCCGCGGTTGCCGTCCGCGGTACGAGAGGCCGCAGAAGCGGTCCGTGAAACGATCCGGTCGCTGGTTCCGACCGAGCCACGCGTTCCGAACGCAGCGGACCTTCAAAAGTTGGTCGAAAACGGTGGCCTCCATTTCGAGGCGAAACTCGCTCGGCTCGCTGAAGACCCTCAACTCGCCGGTGCGTTGCCGCGACAAACCGCGTCGGAGGTGCGCGGCGACCTCCGTGGTGATTTGAAGGGCGATCTCCTGCGGTTGATTCAGACGACCCGCGAATTCGGACTGGCGGTACAGTTTCCCGCCGCGCGGGCAGCCCTTGAGGGTATCGAGGCACAGCAGGCCACGCAAACGCTGGCGCAGGCGACCGGAACGCCGTACATCCTTCAGGTGCCGTTTCCGGACCGCGATCAGTGGCGGACGCTGCACCTCGCGGTCGAGCGTGAGGGGCAATCGAGCGACGAAAGCGAGAACGAGAGCGGCCCCGGACGGTTCCGGATGCTCATGCACGTGCCGCTCAGTGAATTGGGCGAAACGTGGATCGACGCCGGGTTGAGCGGCGGTCAGTTCCGAGCCGCGATCTACCTCGACCGGTCTGAGATCCGCGACCGAGTGCGTGAGGCCCTGCCCGAACTGCGTACCGAGCTGAGTACCGACGGGTTCGGAGAAGTGCTGCTGGACGTACGCGCAACCGCCGACCTGCCCAAGAAGACCCGCGAACGCTCGTCCGCGATGCTAGCCGGGCGCCCGGCCTCGACTTCCCTTCTCGATGTGAGGGCGTGAGATGGCAAAGCAGGACCAGAAGCGCGCCGTGGCGCTGAGCTACGACCCCGCCAAGGATCGCGCCCCGAAGGTGGTCGCGAAGGGGAAAGGGCGCACCGCCGAGCAGATCCTGGCGCTGGCCCGTAAAAACGCGGTGCCAGTGCGCGAGGACCCAACGCTCGTCCAGGTGCTGAGTCGACTCAAGGTGGACCAAGAGATTCCGCCGGAGGTGTATCGCGCCGTGGCGCTGATCCTCGCGTTTCTGAACCGCGTAAACCGCCCCGGTGGGTAGGCGGTCGGTTCGCGCGACACCACTTCACGAACCACGGCCCCGTATGCGGGTGAAATCGCCTGACCTGACAGTGCGCGGCCACAGCAGCTCGCAACGCCTCACGCAGACGTGGCATACGTAACGCGGTCCTCTGATCAGCTTAACGTGTGTCTGCAATCGAATTTTGCCACATCAACCTCTACGGCACGTGTGCCGAGGTACGTTCCCGCGCCAGCCCCTTCCACTCCGAGTAGCGGCTTCTCAGCCCCAACCGCTCCAGGTAAGCCCAGTCGGGCTCAGCGCCCTCGTCCTCTTGCAGAATCGCGTCCGCCGCATGTACCGCGGTGAGAGGTGTGAATACGGTCCCCGGGCACCCCGACGGCTGATGGTGCCATGCGACCGCTTCTACTAGGCCGTCGGGCAGGCCCCAGAGCCCGAGCAAGTACGCACCCACCTCAGCGTGCGACGTTCCCAGCACTCGCGTTTCGGCAGCCACCGCACTCAGGTGCTGGTGCCGCATAAGTGCGAGTATTTCTTTGTACGGCCCGGTGAGCTGGCTCGCGAGCGTGAGCCGACCGATGTCAAGGAACAGCCCTGCGAGTGCGGATTCTCGAATTACCCGCTCCTCCGCTCGCTCGGCGACCGCGATGGCGGCGGCCAGTTCCGCCACCGCTTGGCTGTGCTCCCACAGCGCTTCAATCGAAAAGGGACGGAGTGCGTACGGGTTGTAGTGCGAGAACAGGTCAACTGCGAGCACCAGTGTGCGGGTCAGGTCTGCCCCGAGGATGCGCACCGCCTGCGACGGGGTCGATGCCGGCCGGCGCAGTCCTACCAGGGCCGAGTTCGCCATCTGGAGCAGTTTCGCGGAGATCCCCAAGTCCTGCGCCACCAGCCCACCGACCGTGGCCAGCGAGAAGTCGGGGAACGCTAGCTCCTCGGAGATCCGCGTATAAACTGCCGACAGTGCTGGAATCGTGGTGAGTCGCCCCACAAGTGCGGCCAGCGACGGGCTGTTGAGCAGTTCGCGAAGCGAGTACGTCCGCTGAATCACACCGACCAACTCGTCCGGCGGACACGGCCTTGGAAGCACGCGGTGGGCCAGCGCGACCAGCCCGATGACCTCCGTTCGTCCCGGTGCGGCCAGCACCACCCGGGCCATCGACGGGTTCCGGCGGCGCCCCTCGGTGAGCAGTTCCGTCGCCCCGTTGGCGGGCAGGTGCGCGTCGAGTACGAGCGCGTCGAAGCGGAGCCCGAGCAGGTGTTTCACGGCCTCGGTGCCGCTCGAGAACGTGGCCTCCCACTCCGCGACGAGAGGCGCGAACGTGTCGCGCAGCGCGCGCCGCACCGCCGGGTCGTCGGTGACGACAAGTACACGCCGGCTCATAGTTCCGACCCCCCGGCGGTAGGGGCGGCGAGTCGCTCACGGGTTTTACTCCCGCCGGTCCGCTGGCGCAGGGCCCGTTCGGTGCACCGAATCAGGTCGAACGGCGTGAACGGCTTCGGCAAGAACACGCCGTCGGCGAACCCGTCGGTTCGGCGCAGGTCGGGAACGAATCCGGACATGAACACGACTGCGATCTCTGGGCGCTCGCCCCGCGCCCGAGTTGCCAGCTCGCGGCCGTCCATGCCGGGCATCACCAAGTCCGTCACCAACAGGTCGATGTCGCGCCGTGTGGCCAGCAGCGCCAGAGCCGTTTCCGCCCGGTCCGCTTCGGTTACCGCGTACCCCCAGCCCTCAAGGGCAGACCGCACTGTCTTGCGCACCCGCTCCTCGTCCTCCACGAGCAGCACCATCCGCGCGGCTCGCGCGGGGAGCGGCACTGCTCCCGGTGTTGTCACCGGCGGGGGCGTGGGCGCGATCACCGACGGGAGCCGGATGTGAAACGTCGTCCCCGCTCCCAGCGCGGTGAGTACCTCGATTCCGCCGCCCGCCTGCTCGACGATTCCGTGCACCGTCGCAAGGCCCAGCCCGGTGCCCTTGCCCATTTCCTTGGTGGTGAAGAACGGTTCGAAGATCTTGGCCTTCACGTGTTCCGGCATCCCGCACCCGGTGTCGGCGACCGTGAGCTTGGCGAAC belongs to Gemmata obscuriglobus and includes:
- a CDS encoding flagellar basal body rod protein FlgB, with the protein product MNTNLPGLSVLTQLLDASGLRHRVIAQNVANVNTPGYKRLEVAFEADLAKALASPTGGTPVKPRVVTGDGPERVDGNNVDIDAEMNALAKNALLYQAATQIIASRVGTLRSAISGR
- a CDS encoding flagellar hook-basal body complex protein FliE, whose amino-acid sequence is MPVDSIATVAPLSRLQPLLAPQAPADLTPGGAPFAGVLNSVLNGNIEANRGADAAVQSLATGEAQDLHTVSLAVAQADLSFRLILELRNRLTDAFQEVTRMQV
- a CDS encoding flagellar hook-length control protein FliK, encoding MQVTPADIVSVTTAQVSASASVRVVAGDLASVPLGSLLQAVVTQVDPRQATLDVNGQSLTVRPPTGLQTGAVLFVRVPSTGGGVLEVTPPPRAPKPEVQSVPTGSTQVKVVEVLDTLPDGRVQVRIEGQEQTATARDPLTQAPLPLAPGSRAVLELVPTPAGVVLRPPAETPVLPVAVATALLQATPTNDLTAALKPLQAELTQLVEGTAVIVRGEEVKLVEALGGKGALDSKGGTTETLPPRLPSAVREAAEAVRETIRSLVPTEPRVPNAADLQKLVENGGLHFEAKLARLAEDPQLAGALPRQTASEVRGDLRGDLKGDLLRLIQTTREFGLAVQFPAARAALEGIEAQQATQTLAQATGTPYILQVPFPDRDQWRTLHLAVEREGQSSDESENESGPGRFRMLMHVPLSELGETWIDAGLSGGQFRAAIYLDRSEIRDRVREALPELRTELSTDGFGEVLLDVRATADLPKKTRERSSAMLAGRPASTSLLDVRA
- a CDS encoding EscU/YscU/HrcU family type III secretion system export apparatus switch protein; the protein is MAKQDQKRAVALSYDPAKDRAPKVVAKGKGRTAEQILALARKNAVPVREDPTLVQVLSRLKVDQEIPPEVYRAVALILAFLNRVNRPGG
- the flgC gene encoding flagellar basal body rod protein FlgC produces the protein MPFNDLFAGSAISGTGMSAERLRMEVIANNIANANTTRSANGGPYRRQDVVFEELLGAAAGPFGGPDLRGVVAVERVEDPTELPRVHQPGHPDADAEGFVRMPNVQLPIEMVNLLTATRAYEANLRAAQTFRQMNEQALVLLRS
- a CDS encoding HDOD domain-containing protein, with the translated sequence MSRRVLVVTDDPAVRRALRDTFAPLVAEWEATFSSGTEAVKHLLGLRFDALVLDAHLPANGATELLTEGRRRNPSMARVVLAAPGRTEVIGLVALAHRVLPRPCPPDELVGVIQRTYSLRELLNSPSLAALVGRLTTIPALSAVYTRISEELAFPDFSLATVGGLVAQDLGISAKLLQMANSALVGLRRPASTPSQAVRILGADLTRTLVLAVDLFSHYNPYALRPFSIEALWEHSQAVAELAAAIAVAERAEERVIRESALAGLFLDIGRLTLASQLTGPYKEILALMRHQHLSAVAAETRVLGTSHAEVGAYLLGLWGLPDGLVEAVAWHHQPSGCPGTVFTPLTAVHAADAILQEDEGAEPDWAYLERLGLRSRYSEWKGLARERTSAHVP